In the Kitasatospora terrestris genome, one interval contains:
- a CDS encoding N-acetyltransferase, with protein sequence MNALTVTTLADRPHLTPALWQMPDSWQPFMLHDPVAGAHLGRVPELFPEFVLVATDADGELVGRGLSVPFHQANPKRAAGLPDRGWDMVLLWAFADHARGDRPDLVTALEIAVRPDLQGRGLSGVLLGAMRDNARRHGFPAVVAPVRPSAKHLEPQSPMSEYAFRVREQDGLPHDPWLRVHVRAGATVEKVAPASMTISGSLAEWREWTGLPFDTDGPVTVPTALAPVHCDLAADSAVYVEPNVWVRHTL encoded by the coding sequence ATGAACGCGCTCACCGTCACCACGCTCGCCGACCGTCCGCACCTCACCCCGGCCCTGTGGCAGATGCCGGACAGCTGGCAGCCGTTCATGCTGCATGACCCGGTCGCGGGCGCCCATCTGGGCCGGGTCCCGGAGCTGTTCCCCGAGTTCGTGCTGGTGGCGACGGACGCGGACGGCGAACTGGTCGGGCGCGGCCTGAGCGTCCCGTTCCACCAGGCGAACCCGAAGCGCGCCGCCGGCCTCCCCGACCGGGGCTGGGACATGGTGCTGCTCTGGGCGTTCGCCGACCACGCCCGCGGCGACCGTCCGGACCTGGTGACGGCGCTGGAGATCGCGGTCCGCCCGGACCTCCAGGGCCGCGGCCTGTCCGGCGTCCTGCTCGGCGCGATGCGGGACAACGCGCGCCGCCACGGGTTCCCGGCGGTGGTCGCCCCGGTCCGCCCGAGCGCCAAGCACCTGGAGCCGCAGTCCCCGATGTCGGAGTACGCGTTCCGGGTGCGCGAGCAGGACGGGCTGCCGCACGACCCGTGGCTGCGGGTGCACGTCCGCGCGGGTGCGACCGTGGAGAAGGTCGCCCCGGCGTCGATGACCATCTCCGGTTCGCTCGCCGAGTGGCGCGAGTGGACCGGCCTGCCCTTCGACACCGACGGCCCGGTGACCGTCCCGACCGCCCTCGCCCCGGTCCACTGCGACCTCGCCGCCGACAGCGCCGTCTACGTGGAGCCGAACGTCTGGGTCCGCCACACCCTCTGA